Proteins encoded in a region of the Streptomyces akebiae genome:
- a CDS encoding IS982 family transposase, whose amino-acid sequence MTNDLDALLTALYVKIDDEMGDTRWLGRPPRLTDSELVCLAVAQAMLGFASESRWLRFVGSRLAAMFPYVPKQPGWNKRLRAALPLVKRAIRLLAADTDFWFDNHWIIDSTPVECGRSRPTVKRSDLAGWAGYGYCASHSRFFWGLRLYLVCTPTGMPILWALANPKLDEREVLTAMLDREPDAVTDRPGLLLIADKGFASKEFEADLALRGAELLRPSFKREKHRKGESLLKSVRQLIESVNDTLKGQLDLEQHGGRTFEGVAVRVAQRVLALAVAIWHNHKTGQPVMRSLIAYDH is encoded by the coding sequence GTGACGAATGACCTGGACGCCCTGCTCACCGCACTGTACGTGAAGATCGACGACGAGATGGGAGACACCCGATGGCTGGGACGGCCGCCCCGGTTGACGGACTCCGAGCTCGTCTGCCTCGCCGTTGCCCAGGCGATGCTCGGCTTCGCCTCGGAGTCCAGGTGGCTGCGGTTCGTGGGCTCCCGCTTGGCTGCGATGTTCCCGTACGTACCGAAGCAGCCGGGCTGGAACAAGCGGCTGCGGGCCGCGCTGCCCCTGGTCAAACGAGCCATACGGCTCCTCGCGGCGGACACCGACTTCTGGTTCGACAACCACTGGATCATCGACTCCACCCCCGTCGAGTGCGGCCGTTCACGGCCCACGGTGAAGCGGTCGGACCTGGCCGGCTGGGCCGGATACGGATACTGCGCCAGTCACTCCCGATTCTTCTGGGGGCTGCGGCTGTACCTGGTGTGCACCCCAACCGGCATGCCGATCCTGTGGGCCCTGGCGAACCCAAAGCTGGACGAGCGCGAGGTGCTGACGGCAATGCTGGACCGCGAGCCGGACGCGGTCACCGACCGGCCCGGCCTGCTACTGATCGCGGACAAGGGCTTCGCCTCCAAAGAGTTCGAGGCGGACCTGGCGTTGCGCGGGGCAGAGTTGCTGCGGCCGTCGTTCAAGCGGGAGAAGCACCGCAAAGGCGAGTCCCTGCTGAAGTCGGTGCGGCAGCTGATCGAGTCGGTGAACGACACTCTCAAGGGCCAGCTCGACCTGGAGCAGCACGGCGGCCGGACCTTCGAGGGCGTCGCCGTCCGCGTCGCCCAGCGCGTCCTCGCACTGGCCGTGGCGATCTGGCACAACCACAAGACCGGACAGCCGGTCATGCGATCCCTGATCGCCTACGACCACTGA
- a CDS encoding FAD:protein FMN transferase, whose amino-acid sequence MTVSKTTPRSTAATDWRALGTSVRLVTTDPTLLDSCNLLLARHLAEVDAACGRFREDSELTALNRAEGRPVRVSPLLAEALQVALRAARATDGAVDPTVGSAMEALGYDRDFTLVQEDDRPVRLVVRRVPGRSLVDLDRVTNTVTLPPGVSLDLSATAKAWAADSAARMLARTADCGILVSLGGDTAVAGEPPAGGWRIRVQDEIAPVDRLPEHGSYATVGIRSGGLATSGTTARRPRRGDHPLHHIVDPRTGRPATTPWRTVSVAAATCADADAATTAALVKGESAVRWLSRLGLPARLVTQEGTVVTTPGWPSSTPTTHPTPAAEPTA is encoded by the coding sequence ATGACCGTTTCGAAGACGACCCCGCGCTCCACGGCCGCCACCGACTGGCGCGCCCTCGGGACGAGCGTCCGTCTGGTCACCACGGACCCGACCCTGCTCGACTCCTGCAATCTGCTGCTGGCCCGGCACCTGGCCGAGGTCGACGCCGCGTGCGGCCGTTTCCGCGAGGACTCGGAGCTGACGGCGCTGAACAGGGCCGAAGGCCGACCCGTGCGGGTCAGCCCGCTGCTGGCCGAGGCCCTGCAGGTGGCCCTGCGCGCCGCCCGTGCCACGGACGGCGCGGTGGACCCCACGGTCGGCTCGGCGATGGAGGCCCTCGGTTACGACCGGGACTTCACGCTGGTCCAGGAGGACGACCGTCCCGTACGTCTGGTGGTGCGGCGCGTGCCGGGCCGGAGCCTGGTCGACCTGGACCGCGTCACGAACACCGTGACCCTTCCGCCCGGCGTCAGCCTGGACCTGAGCGCCACCGCCAAGGCCTGGGCGGCCGACAGTGCGGCGCGGATGCTGGCCCGGACGGCCGACTGCGGCATCCTGGTCAGCCTCGGCGGCGACACGGCCGTGGCGGGCGAACCGCCGGCCGGTGGCTGGCGCATCCGCGTCCAGGACGAGATCGCCCCGGTCGACCGGCTGCCCGAGCACGGCTCCTACGCCACGGTCGGCATCCGCAGCGGCGGCCTCGCCACGTCCGGCACCACCGCCCGCCGCCCGCGCCGCGGCGACCACCCCCTCCACCACATCGTCGACCCCCGCACGGGCCGACCCGCCACCACCCCGTGGCGCACCGTCTCGGTCGCCGCCGCCACGTGCGCCGACGCCGACGCCGCCACCACGGCGGCCCTGGTGAAGGGCGAGAGCGCGGTCCGCTGGCTCTCCCGCCTCGGCCTCCCGGCCCGTTTGGTCACCCAGGAGGGCACGGTCGTCACGACCCCGGGCTGGCCCTCCTCGACACCGACGACGCACCCCACGCCGGCAGCGGAGCCCACCGCATGA
- a CDS encoding proline--tRNA ligase, which translates to MANVPVQRMSQLMAKTLRDDPADAEVLSHKLLVRAGYVRRTAAGVWTWLPLGKKVLANVERIVREEMDAIGAQEVLLPALLPKEPYEATGRWDEYGPELFRLKDRKGGDYLLGPTHEEIFTLIVKDQASSYKDLPVILYQIQTKFRDEARPRAGILRGREFLMKDSYSFDTEDEGLAQSYALHRQAYQKVFERLGLDYRICAATAGAMGGSKSEEFLAPAGAGEDTFADCPACDFAANTEAITFELQPVDAGDVPALEEIPTPDTPTIETLAAYLGVEASATLKNLLVKVDGEIVAVGVPGDREVDMGKVEAHFAPAVVEMVTEADFAGRPDLVRGYVGPQGLGEKVTYIADPRVAPGTAWITGANKPGTHARNVVAGRDFEVGAYVDVVVVQEGDPCPNCGTGLKLDRAIEIGHIFQLGRKYADALKLDVLGQNGKPVRVTMGSYGIGVSRAVAALAEQSADDKGLCWPAEVAPADVHVVAAGKALQTELALDVSEKLRTAGLRVLVDDRAGVSPGVKFTDSELIGVPKILVAGRRSAEGVLELKDRRTGEREELTVDEAIARLTTA; encoded by the coding sequence ATGGCGAACGTACCGGTCCAGCGCATGTCCCAGTTGATGGCGAAGACGCTGCGCGACGACCCCGCGGACGCCGAGGTCCTCAGCCACAAGCTCCTCGTCCGCGCCGGTTACGTCCGCCGCACGGCGGCCGGCGTGTGGACCTGGCTGCCGCTCGGCAAGAAGGTCCTCGCCAACGTGGAGCGGATCGTCCGCGAGGAGATGGACGCGATCGGCGCCCAGGAGGTGCTGCTCCCCGCGCTGCTGCCGAAGGAGCCGTACGAGGCGACCGGCCGCTGGGACGAGTACGGCCCGGAGCTGTTCCGCCTGAAGGACCGCAAGGGCGGCGACTACCTCCTCGGCCCCACCCACGAGGAGATCTTCACGCTGATCGTGAAGGACCAGGCGTCCTCCTACAAGGACCTGCCGGTGATCCTCTACCAGATCCAGACCAAGTTCCGTGACGAGGCCCGCCCCCGCGCCGGCATCCTGCGCGGCCGTGAGTTCCTGATGAAGGACTCGTACTCCTTCGACACCGAGGACGAGGGCCTGGCCCAGTCGTACGCCCTGCACCGCCAGGCCTACCAGAAGGTGTTCGAGCGCCTGGGCCTCGACTACCGCATCTGTGCCGCCACGGCGGGCGCGATGGGCGGCTCGAAGTCGGAGGAGTTCCTCGCCCCGGCCGGCGCCGGCGAGGACACCTTCGCGGACTGCCCGGCGTGCGACTTCGCGGCCAACACCGAGGCGATCACCTTCGAGCTGCAGCCGGTGGACGCGGGCGACGTGCCCGCCCTGGAAGAGATCCCGACCCCGGACACCCCGACCATCGAGACCCTCGCCGCGTACCTCGGCGTCGAGGCCTCCGCCACCCTGAAGAACCTCCTCGTCAAGGTCGACGGCGAGATCGTCGCCGTCGGTGTCCCCGGCGACCGCGAGGTCGACATGGGCAAGGTCGAGGCGCACTTCGCCCCGGCGGTCGTCGAGATGGTCACCGAGGCGGACTTCGCCGGCCGCCCCGACCTGGTCCGCGGCTATGTCGGCCCCCAGGGCCTCGGCGAGAAGGTCACGTACATCGCCGACCCGCGCGTCGCCCCGGGCACCGCCTGGATCACCGGCGCCAACAAGCCGGGCACACACGCCAGGAACGTCGTCGCGGGCCGGGACTTCGAGGTCGGCGCGTACGTCGACGTCGTGGTGGTCCAGGAGGGCGACCCCTGCCCGAACTGCGGCACCGGACTCAAGCTGGACCGCGCCATCGAGATCGGCCACATCTTCCAGCTCGGCCGCAAGTACGCCGACGCCCTCAAGCTCGACGTCCTCGGCCAGAACGGCAAGCCCGTCCGCGTCACCATGGGCTCGTACGGCATCGGCGTCTCCCGCGCGGTCGCCGCCCTCGCCGAGCAGTCCGCCGACGACAAGGGTCTGTGCTGGCCCGCCGAGGTCGCCCCGGCCGACGTCCACGTCGTCGCGGCGGGCAAGGCCCTGCAGACCGAACTGGCCCTCGACGTCTCCGAGAAGCTGCGGACCGCCGGCCTCCGCGTCCTGGTCGACGACCGCGCGGGTGTCTCCCCGGGCGTGAAGTTCACCGACTCCGAACTGATCGGCGTACCGAAGATCCTGGTCGCCGGCCGCCGCTCCGCGGAGGGCGTACTGGAGCTGAAGGACCGCCGTACCGGGGAGCGCGAGGAGTTGACGGTCGACGAGGCGATCGCCCGTCTGACCACCGCCTGA
- a CDS encoding GNAT family N-acetyltransferase translates to MLTQTTTRVLEPSDLDAALAVLDRDPVANAFVTSRVQVAGLDPWRLGGEMWGWYEDGALTSLCYAGANLVPICATPRAVRAFADRARRAGRRCSSVVGPAEPTAQLWRLLEPSWGPAREVRSRQPLMVTDRLPDPAEVTPDPYVRRIRKDEMETIMPACVAMFTEEVGVSPLAGDGGLLYQARVAELVGSGRSFARLDADGRVVFKAEIGAATPQACQIQGVWVAPEYRGQGLAAPGMAAVLRYALADVAPLVSLYVNDFNTAARRTYHRVGFQEVGAFMSVLF, encoded by the coding sequence GTGTTGACCCAGACCACCACCAGGGTCCTCGAACCGAGTGACCTGGACGCCGCACTCGCCGTCCTGGACCGAGACCCCGTCGCGAACGCCTTCGTGACCTCCCGCGTCCAGGTCGCCGGGCTGGACCCGTGGCGGCTCGGCGGCGAGATGTGGGGCTGGTACGAGGACGGCGCACTGACCTCCCTGTGCTACGCCGGCGCCAACCTCGTCCCCATCTGCGCCACCCCCCGTGCCGTGCGCGCCTTCGCCGACCGCGCCCGCCGAGCCGGGCGCCGCTGCTCCTCGGTCGTCGGCCCCGCCGAACCCACCGCCCAGCTCTGGCGCCTCCTCGAACCGAGCTGGGGCCCGGCCCGCGAGGTCCGCTCGCGCCAGCCCCTCATGGTCACCGACCGGCTGCCCGACCCCGCCGAGGTCACGCCCGACCCGTACGTCCGCCGGATCCGCAAGGACGAGATGGAAACGATCATGCCGGCGTGCGTCGCGATGTTCACCGAGGAGGTGGGCGTCTCCCCGCTGGCCGGCGACGGCGGCCTCCTCTACCAGGCCCGGGTCGCCGAACTCGTGGGCTCCGGCCGCTCCTTCGCCCGCCTCGACGCCGACGGCCGCGTCGTCTTCAAGGCCGAGATCGGTGCCGCCACGCCCCAGGCGTGCCAGATCCAGGGCGTCTGGGTCGCCCCCGAATACCGGGGCCAGGGCCTCGCCGCCCCCGGCATGGCAGCGGTCCTGCGTTACGCACTGGCCGACGTGGCCCCCTTGGTCAGCCTCTACGTCAACGACTTCAACACGGCGGCGCGGCGCACCTACCACCGCGTGGGCTTCCAAGAGGTGGGCGCCTTCATGAGCGTGCTGTTCTGA
- the ispG gene encoding flavodoxin-dependent (E)-4-hydroxy-3-methylbut-2-enyl-diphosphate synthase, giving the protein MTAISLGMPSVPTKLAERRKSRQIQVGSVAVGGDAPVSVQSMTTTRTSDIGATLQQIAELTASGCQIVRVACPTQDDADALPVIARKSQIPVIADIHFQPKYVFAAIEAGCAAVRVNPGNIKQFDDKVKEIAKAASDHGTPIRIGVNAGSLDRRLLQKYGKATPEALVESALWEASLFEEHGFRDIKISVKHNDPVVMVNAYRQLAAQCDYPLHLGVTEAGPAFQGTIKSAVAFGALLSEGIGDTIRVSLSAPPVEEIKVGNQILESLNLKPRRLEIVSCPSCGRAQVDVYKLAEEVTAGLTGMEVPLRVAVMGCVVNGPGEAREADLGVASGNGKGQIFVKGEVIKTVPESKIVETLIEEAMKIAEQMEADGIASGEPTVAVAG; this is encoded by the coding sequence ATGACTGCGATTTCTCTCGGCATGCCGTCCGTTCCGACCAAGCTCGCCGAGCGCCGGAAGAGCCGCCAGATCCAGGTAGGGTCCGTGGCCGTCGGTGGAGACGCCCCGGTGTCGGTCCAGTCCATGACCACCACCCGCACGTCGGACATCGGCGCCACGCTGCAGCAGATCGCCGAGCTGACGGCCTCCGGCTGCCAGATCGTCCGCGTCGCCTGCCCCACGCAGGACGACGCCGACGCCCTCCCGGTGATCGCCCGCAAGTCGCAGATCCCGGTCATCGCCGACATCCACTTCCAGCCGAAGTACGTCTTCGCCGCGATCGAGGCCGGCTGCGCCGCCGTCCGCGTCAACCCCGGCAACATCAAGCAGTTCGACGACAAGGTCAAGGAGATCGCCAAGGCGGCGAGCGACCACGGCACCCCGATCCGCATCGGCGTCAACGCCGGCTCCCTCGACCGCCGCCTGCTCCAGAAGTACGGCAAGGCCACCCCCGAGGCGCTCGTCGAGTCCGCCCTCTGGGAGGCCTCCCTCTTCGAGGAGCACGGCTTCCGCGACATCAAGATCTCGGTCAAGCACAACGACCCGGTCGTCATGGTCAACGCCTACCGCCAGCTGGCCGCCCAGTGCGACTACCCCCTCCACCTCGGCGTCACCGAGGCGGGCCCCGCCTTCCAGGGCACCATCAAGTCCGCGGTGGCCTTCGGCGCGCTCCTCTCCGAGGGCATCGGCGACACGATCCGCGTCTCCCTCTCGGCCCCGCCGGTCGAGGAGATCAAGGTCGGCAACCAGATCCTGGAGTCGCTGAACCTGAAGCCGCGCCGCCTGGAGATCGTCTCCTGCCCCTCCTGCGGCCGTGCCCAGGTCGACGTCTACAAGCTCGCCGAGGAAGTCACCGCCGGCCTCACCGGCATGGAGGTCCCCCTCCGCGTGGCCGTCATGGGCTGCGTCGTCAACGGCCCGGGCGAGGCCCGCGAGGCCGACCTCGGCGTCGCCTCCGGCAACGGCAAGGGCCAGATCTTCGTCAAGGGCGAGGTCATCAAGACCGTCCCCGAGTCCAAGATCGTGGAGACCCTCATCGAGGAAGCGATGAAGATCGCCGAACAGATGGAGGCGGACGGCATCGCCTCCGGCGAGCCGACGGTGGCGGTAGCGGGCTGA
- a CDS encoding M50 family metallopeptidase: protein MTTLMFILGIVVFVIGLAFSIAWHELGHFSTAKLFGVRVPQFMVGFGPTLWSKKKGETEYGVKAIPLGGYIRMIGMIPPGEDGRIESRSTSPWRVMIEDARAASFEELQPGDEKRLFYTRKPWKRVIVMFAGPFMNLILAFVIFLGVMMTFGAQTQTTTVSKVSDCVIEASENRSKCRSGDEEAPAKAAGLKPGDKIVAFNGEPVDDWAALQSDIRSNPGKQVTVTVDRDGKELDLTATLVKNQVSKTDGNGGYVADKYVSAGWFGFTPASGIVPLSFGESVDRMGDMMENGVESLLSLPAKVPALWDATFGDGEREADSPMGVVGAARVGGEIFTMDIPATQQLASFLILLAGFNLSLFLFNMLPLLPLDGGHIAGALWESLRRNAAKVLRRPDPGPFDVAKLMPVAYVVAGIFVCFTLLVLIADLVNPVRIS from the coding sequence ATGACGACCCTGATGTTCATCCTCGGCATAGTGGTCTTCGTGATCGGCCTGGCGTTCTCGATCGCGTGGCACGAGCTGGGCCACTTCTCGACCGCCAAGCTCTTCGGCGTCCGCGTGCCCCAGTTCATGGTGGGCTTCGGTCCCACCCTCTGGTCGAAGAAGAAGGGCGAGACCGAGTACGGCGTCAAGGCGATCCCCCTCGGCGGCTACATCCGCATGATCGGCATGATCCCGCCCGGCGAGGACGGCCGGATCGAGAGCCGCTCGACCTCCCCGTGGCGTGTGATGATCGAGGACGCCCGTGCGGCCTCCTTCGAGGAGCTCCAGCCCGGCGACGAGAAGCGCCTCTTCTACACGCGCAAGCCCTGGAAGCGCGTCATCGTGATGTTCGCCGGCCCGTTCATGAACCTGATCCTGGCCTTCGTGATCTTCCTCGGCGTGATGATGACCTTCGGCGCCCAGACCCAGACCACCACCGTCAGCAAGGTCTCGGACTGCGTCATCGAGGCCAGCGAGAACCGCTCCAAGTGCCGGTCCGGCGACGAGGAGGCCCCCGCCAAGGCCGCGGGCCTGAAGCCGGGCGACAAGATCGTCGCGTTCAACGGCGAGCCCGTCGACGACTGGGCCGCCCTGCAGTCCGACATCCGCTCCAACCCCGGCAAGCAGGTCACCGTCACCGTCGACCGCGACGGCAAGGAGCTCGACCTGACCGCCACCCTGGTGAAGAACCAGGTCAGCAAGACCGACGGCAACGGCGGCTACGTCGCGGACAAGTACGTCTCCGCCGGCTGGTTCGGCTTCACGCCCGCCTCCGGCATCGTCCCGCTCTCCTTCGGAGAGTCGGTCGACCGCATGGGCGACATGATGGAGAACGGCGTCGAGTCCCTGCTCTCCCTGCCCGCCAAGGTCCCCGCCCTGTGGGACGCCACCTTCGGCGACGGCGAACGCGAGGCGGACTCTCCCATGGGCGTGGTCGGCGCGGCCCGCGTCGGCGGCGAGATCTTCACCATGGACATCCCCGCCACCCAGCAGCTCGCCAGCTTCCTCATCCTGCTGGCCGGCTTCAACCTCTCCCTCTTCCTGTTCAACATGCTCCCGCTCCTGCCGCTCGACGGCGGCCACATCGCGGGCGCCCTGTGGGAGTCGCTGCGCCGGAACGCGGCGAAGGTGCTCCGCCGGCCCGACCCCGGCCCGTTCGACGTGGCGAAGCTGATGCCCGTCGCCTACGTCGTGGCCGGGATCTTCGTCTGCTTCACCCTCCTGGTGCTGATCGCGGACCTCGTGAACCCGGTGCGCATCTCCTAG
- the dxr gene encoding 1-deoxy-D-xylulose-5-phosphate reductoisomerase translates to MSDSPAPLADPHLVYDPVDGVRDVVILGSTGSIGTQAIDLVLRNPDRFRVTGLSAAGGRVELLAEQAHRLRVRTVAVAREDVVPALREALATAYGAGESLPEILAGPDAATHLAASDCHTVLNGITGSIGLAPTLAALEAGRTLALANKESLIVGGPLVKAVAKPGQIIPVDSEHAALFQALASGTRADVRKLVVTASGGPFRGRTKAELADVTPADALAHPTWAMGPVITVNSATLVNKGLEVIEAHLLYDIPFDRIEVVVHPQSYVHSMVEFTDGSTMAQATPPDMRGPIAIGLGWPQRVPDAAPAFDWTKASTWEFFPLDTDAFPSVGLARHVGELAGTAPAVFNAANEECVDAFLHGGLRFDAIMETVTRVVEEHGTPRAGTSLTVADVLEAETWARARARELTTSTGKPTERTTAEARA, encoded by the coding sequence ATGAGCGACAGTCCAGCCCCTCTCGCCGATCCGCATCTCGTCTACGACCCGGTCGACGGCGTACGGGACGTAGTGATCCTCGGATCGACCGGCTCGATCGGCACCCAGGCCATCGACCTCGTCCTGCGCAACCCGGACCGCTTCCGTGTCACCGGGCTCTCCGCGGCCGGAGGGAGGGTGGAGCTGCTGGCCGAGCAGGCGCACCGCCTGCGGGTGCGGACGGTCGCCGTCGCCCGCGAGGACGTCGTACCTGCCCTGCGCGAGGCCCTGGCCACGGCGTACGGCGCCGGGGAGTCGCTGCCCGAGATCCTCGCCGGCCCGGACGCCGCCACCCACCTCGCCGCCTCCGACTGCCACACCGTCCTCAACGGCATCACCGGCTCCATCGGCCTCGCCCCGACCCTCGCCGCCCTGGAGGCGGGCCGTACCCTCGCGCTCGCCAACAAGGAGTCGCTCATCGTCGGCGGCCCGCTGGTGAAGGCGGTGGCGAAGCCGGGCCAGATCATCCCGGTCGACTCCGAGCACGCCGCCCTCTTCCAGGCCCTCGCCTCCGGCACCCGCGCCGATGTGCGCAAGCTCGTCGTCACCGCCTCCGGGGGTCCCTTCCGCGGCCGTACGAAGGCGGAGCTGGCCGACGTGACGCCCGCCGACGCGCTCGCGCACCCCACCTGGGCCATGGGCCCGGTCATCACCGTGAACTCCGCGACCCTCGTCAACAAGGGCCTGGAGGTCATCGAGGCGCACCTCCTCTACGACATTCCCTTCGACCGCATTGAGGTCGTCGTGCACCCCCAGTCGTATGTCCACTCGATGGTTGAGTTCACGGACGGATCGACGATGGCCCAGGCGACGCCCCCCGACATGCGCGGGCCCATCGCCATCGGCCTCGGCTGGCCGCAGCGCGTCCCCGACGCGGCGCCCGCCTTCGACTGGACCAAGGCGTCCACCTGGGAGTTCTTCCCTCTCGACACCGACGCGTTCCCGTCGGTCGGGCTCGCCCGACACGTGGGGGAACTCGCGGGCACCGCCCCGGCGGTGTTCAATGCGGCGAACGAGGAGTGCGTCGACGCGTTCCTGCACGGCGGTCTCCGGTTCGACGCGATCATGGAGACCGTCACGCGGGTCGTCGAGGAGCACGGCACGCCGCGGGCGGGAACTTCCCTGACCGTGGCGGACGTCCTCGAAGCGGAGACCTGGGCGCGCGCCAGAGCCCGTGAACTGACCACCTCGACAGGCAAACCCACCGAGCGGACGACCGCGGAGGCCCGTGCATGA
- a CDS encoding acyl-CoA dehydrogenase family protein has product MSAPPLKKPVVTEREARQVAEAAREQAWRKPSFAKELFLGRFRLDLIHPHPLPTDEAVRRGEQFLNKLRAFCETKVDGALIEREARIPDEVINGLKELGALGMKIDPKYGGLGLTQVYYNKALALVGSASPAIGVLLSAHQSIGVPQPLKLFGTPEQKEKFLPRCARTDISAFLLTEPDVGSDPARLATSAVPDGDDYVLDGVKLWTTNGVVADLLVVMARVPRSEGHKGGITAFVVETDSPGVTVENRNAFMGLRGIENGVTRFHQVRVPAANRIGPEGAGLKIALTTLNTGRLSLPASCVAAGKWCLKIAREWSTAREQWGKPVAHHEAVGQKISFIAATTFALEAVLDLSSQMADEDRNDIRIEGALAKLFASEMGWKIADELVQIRGGRGFETADSLRARGERAVPAEQILRDLRINRIFEGSTEIMHLLIAREAVDAHLTVAGDLIDPEKSLTDKAKAGANAGVFYAKWLPKLVAGPGQLPRTYGDFHPAGHPDLATHLRYVERNARKLARSTFYAMSRWQGRMETKQGFLGRIVDIGAELFAMSAAVVRAELLRTTTDHGREAYQLADTFCRQSRIRVEELFGRLWTNTDDIDHKVVKGVLGGAYAWLEQGVIDPSGEGPWIADAAPGESEKENVHRRVQ; this is encoded by the coding sequence ATGTCCGCCCCACCCCTCAAGAAGCCCGTCGTCACCGAACGTGAGGCCCGCCAGGTGGCGGAGGCCGCCCGCGAGCAGGCCTGGCGCAAGCCCAGCTTCGCCAAGGAACTGTTCCTGGGCCGGTTCCGCCTCGACCTCATCCACCCCCACCCGCTCCCCACCGACGAGGCCGTACGGCGCGGCGAGCAGTTCCTGAACAAGCTCCGCGCCTTCTGCGAGACGAAGGTCGACGGGGCCCTGATCGAGCGCGAGGCCCGGATCCCCGACGAGGTGATCAACGGCCTCAAGGAACTCGGCGCCCTCGGTATGAAGATCGACCCCAAGTACGGCGGTCTCGGCCTCACCCAGGTGTACTACAACAAGGCCCTGGCCCTGGTCGGCTCGGCCAGCCCGGCCATCGGCGTGCTGCTCTCGGCGCATCAGTCGATCGGCGTACCGCAGCCGCTGAAACTGTTCGGCACCCCCGAGCAGAAGGAGAAGTTCCTCCCGCGCTGCGCCCGTACCGACATCAGCGCCTTCCTCCTCACCGAACCCGACGTCGGCTCCGACCCCGCCCGACTGGCCACCTCGGCGGTGCCGGACGGCGACGACTACGTCCTCGACGGCGTGAAGCTCTGGACCACCAACGGCGTGGTCGCCGACCTCCTGGTCGTCATGGCACGCGTGCCCAGGTCGGAGGGCCACAAGGGCGGCATCACCGCCTTCGTCGTGGAGACCGACTCGCCCGGCGTCACCGTCGAGAACCGCAACGCCTTCATGGGCCTGCGCGGCATCGAGAACGGCGTCACCCGCTTCCACCAGGTGCGGGTCCCCGCCGCGAACCGCATCGGCCCCGAGGGCGCGGGCCTGAAGATCGCGCTGACCACTCTCAACACGGGCCGTCTCTCCCTGCCCGCGTCCTGCGTGGCCGCCGGCAAGTGGTGCCTCAAGATCGCCCGCGAGTGGTCCACCGCCCGTGAGCAGTGGGGCAAGCCGGTCGCGCATCACGAGGCGGTCGGTCAGAAGATCTCCTTCATCGCGGCGACCACCTTCGCCCTGGAAGCGGTGCTGGACCTCTCGTCCCAGATGGCCGACGAGGACCGCAACGACATCCGCATCGAGGGCGCCCTCGCGAAGCTCTTCGCCTCCGAGATGGGCTGGAAGATCGCCGACGAGCTGGTCCAGATCCGCGGCGGCCGGGGCTTCGAGACCGCCGACTCCCTCCGGGCCCGCGGCGAACGGGCCGTCCCCGCCGAGCAGATCCTGCGCGACCTGCGCATCAACCGGATCTTCGAAGGCTCCACGGAGATCATGCACCTGCTGATCGCCCGTGAGGCCGTGGACGCCCACCTCACCGTGGCCGGCGACCTCATCGACCCGGAGAAGTCCCTGACCGACAAGGCGAAGGCGGGCGCGAACGCGGGCGTCTTCTACGCCAAGTGGCTGCCCAAACTGGTCGCCGGACCGGGCCAACTCCCGCGCACCTACGGCGACTTCCACCCAGCGGGGCACCCCGACCTCGCGACCCACCTGCGCTACGTCGAGCGCAACGCCCGCAAGCTGGCCCGCTCCACCTTCTACGCCATGTCCCGCTGGCAGGGCCGGATGGAGACCAAACAGGGCTTCCTGGGCCGGATCGTCGACATCGGCGCCGAACTCTTCGCGATGAGCGCGGCCGTCGTCCGCGCCGAACTGCTGCGCACCACGACCGACCACGGCCGCGAGGCCTACCAACTGGCCGACACCTTCTGCCGCCAGTCCCGCATCCGCGTCGAGGAACTCTTCGGCCGCCTGTGGACCAACACCGACGACATCGACCACAAGGTGGTCAAGGGTGTCCTCGGCGGCGCCTACGCATGGCTGGAGCAGGGCGTGATCGACCCCTCGGGCGAGGGCCCGTGGATCGCGGACGCGGCACCGGGCGAGAGCGAGAAGGAGAACGTCCACCGCCGCGTCCAGTGA